GTCGACGTTGTCCAGACCGACACCGGCACGGGCGACGACCCGGAGCTTCTTCGCGGCGGCAATGGCCTCGGCGTCGACCTTGGTCGCGGAACGGACCAGGATCGCGTCCACATCGGCGATGGCGGGGATCAGCTCGGCGCGGTCGGCGCCGTTGCAGTGCCGGATCTCGAAGTCCGGGCCCAGCGCGTCGACGGTGGCGGGCGACAGCTCTTCAGCGATGAGTACGACAGGTTTCGAGCTCACGTGAGTCCTCACAGATCCAGTGCGGACGGCCGTCCCGACGGCCGCAGGCGGTGGAGGGGGCTTGCCGCGTGAAAGCGCACGACGCTGTGGGCCTGACGCGTATGTTGTTGAGAAGTGTAGTGGTGCATCGGCGCAGCTCATACGCCTTGGTGGAAGGATCACCCGTCCGTGGTTGGACGAGGTGTCCAACGATGCGGGAAGGGGCCGGACACAGTGTCCGGCCCCCTCCCTGAAGGCTTACGCCTCCTCGTCGTTCACCCAGCTCATGAGCTTCCGCAGCTCCTTGCCGGTGGTCTCCAGGAGGTGGTTGGCGTCCTGGGTCTTGTACTCGTTGTACTTCTTCAGGCCGCCGTGGTACTCGGCCATCCACTCCTTGGCGAAGGTGCCGTCCTGGATCTCCGCGAGGACCTTCTTCATCTCGGCCTTGGTGGCGTCGGTGATGATCCGCGGGCCGGTGACGTAGTCGCCCCACTCGGCGGTCTCGGAGACCGACCAGCGCATCTTCTCCAGGCCGCCCTCGTACATGAGGTCGACGATGAGCTTCAGCTCGTGGAGGCACTCGAAGTAGGCGATCTCCGGCTGGTAGCCGGCCTCGGTCAGGGTCTCGAAGCCCGCCTTGACCAGCGCCGCGGTACCACCGCAGAGGACGGCCTGCTCACCGAACAGGTCGGTCTCGGTCTCTTCCTTGAAGGTCGTCTTGATGACGCCCGCGCGGGTGCCGCCGATGCCCTTGGCGTACGAGAGCGCCAGCGCGAAGGCGTTGCCGGTCGCGTCCTGCTCGACGGCGGCGATGCACGGAACGCCGCGGCCTTCCTCGTACTGACGACGGACCAGGTGGCCCGGGCCCTTCGGGGCGACCAGGGCGACGTCGATGCCCTCGGGGACCTCGATGAAGCCGTAGCGGACGTTCAGGCCGTGGCCGAAGAAGAGGGCGTCGCCCGCCTTCAGGTTGTCCTTGATGGACTCCTCGTAGACCTTGGCCTGGATCGGGTCCGGGGTCAGGATCATGATGAGGTCGGCCTCGGCCGCGGCCTCGGCGACGGAGACGACGCGCAGGCCCTGCTCCTCGGCCTTGGCCTTGGACTTGGAGCCCTCCTGGAGACCGACGCGGACGTCGACACCGGAGTCACGGAGCGACAGCGCGTGGGCGTGTCCCTGGCTGCCGTAGCCGATCACCGCGACCTTGCGGCCCTGGATGATGGAC
The sequence above is a segment of the Streptomyces sp. NBC_01255 genome. Coding sequences within it:
- the ilvC gene encoding ketol-acid reductoisomerase — its product is MAELFYDDDADLSIIQGRKVAVIGYGSQGHAHALSLRDSGVDVRVGLQEGSKSKAKAEEQGLRVVSVAEAAAEADLIMILTPDPIQAKVYEESIKDNLKAGDALFFGHGLNVRYGFIEVPEGIDVALVAPKGPGHLVRRQYEEGRGVPCIAAVEQDATGNAFALALSYAKGIGGTRAGVIKTTFKEETETDLFGEQAVLCGGTAALVKAGFETLTEAGYQPEIAYFECLHELKLIVDLMYEGGLEKMRWSVSETAEWGDYVTGPRIITDATKAEMKKVLAEIQDGTFAKEWMAEYHGGLKKYNEYKTQDANHLLETTGKELRKLMSWVNDEEA